taaataaccgtcgtcaggagtcctctgataagtcaccattttttggtgcatatgggtttcatccgcagtttgggacattctcgggagaggggtcttctggtttacctgatgaggacagattctcctcgtctttgtcatctatttggcaaaagattcaggataacgttaagagcatgagtgagagatataagcgtgtggcggataagagacgtgtgcctggtccggacctgaatgttggtgatctggtgtggttgtctaccaagaatatcaaattgaaggttccctcctggaagttggatcCTAAGTTtgttgggccttacaaaatcttgcctgtcatcaatcctgttgcctaccgtcttgatcctcctcagacttggaagatccataatgtttttcataactccttattaaaaccttatgtccaacccattgtaccctcgtctttgcctcctcctccgattatggttgatggcaatcttgaatttcaggtctctaggattgtggattctcgtgttgtccgcggttctctccagtacctcattcattgggagggttatggtcctgaggagaggatgtgggtcccagtgacggacattaaggccactcgtctcatcagggctttccataggtctcatcctgagaaggtggtctctgagtgtccggagtccactcgtagaaggaggggtactgtcaccaccagacatctgagaagctctgacagatgcctttcaggacctcctccttgagctttctttgttttgctttcagttcctcatctcgttagcctctctcagctgtcatgtagttgtactgattgcatccctttaaattcctccccatagtgcctcaGTGTGCGGTCtatagttcttcctggagtgtgtgtgcatgctgatcctacttcctagtcttctacaagataagtgttgtgcattaatttgtgattttctgtttgctggatcccaggtgaccctgactccctccctatctagtgtagggagccggtggtcgtgtcccctcactattatagggtgttcaggtgttatacagtcgaggtacaaggatatgcgatcatctaccattgggattttcgcataggctgagcagtcagggagagtgccaggtctgatgcaggggtctccctttttgttccttagttttggatccagtgagtcatatattcattttgtgttgtcttgtttcctgtacaccttccgtgacagttccCAACCCATAACCTGCTCTGGATTTCTCGGTCTAAAAGACCCCCACGCCTCCCCCTCTTGACCTCAGGTGTTCTGAAGATTTGGGATAAAATCGCAATACCACTTGGTCTCACTTAACCCCCTAGCCCCCTAATCCCCCTTTTTAATAATCCTGATTTCCCTATGGGCATGAAGAGTAAGTCGTTTTTGGGTTTGGAGTTGGCAGGTAATCCTACTCTATCCTCAGTTATGAAGAAGGGATCTTTACGGCCGCTGTCCTTCTTTACGGAGAATACGTCGCAAGGGGCGTGGTTGCAGCACAATAGCATTAAAAATTACATATCCTCTCTAGGCCCCAAGTCAGCTCTGGCTAGGGATCTTACCTCTTTCGAATTATTGTGCACTCAAACGTCCCCTCCTACACATTTAGTGTCTCTGACTTACGGGCTACTCCAGGGGAAAGACGACACCATCTTTACCTTACCCTATGTAAAGGTGTGGGAGAGAGAAATGGGGAAGACATTTCCTGCTGATCAGTGGGAGAAGGCATTTGAGCTTTCTTATAAGTCTTCTATCAGTTGCGGACTCCAGGAAAAGAATTTTAAAGTGTTATCTAGGTGGTACAGGACCCCGGCCCTGCTGCATTCCTTCCTTCCCACATGCCCCAATACTTGTTGGAGATGTGGTAGTGAAGAGGGTAATATGTCCCATATTTGGTGGTTTTGCAAAAGAATTACACCTTTCTGGGAGGCCATTAATGACCTTTATGATTTGGTTTGTGGTAGTTCTACTAGGTGGACGCCAGAGGGTGGTGGCAGTGGTGTTGGTCACCAAAAACTGGACTCTGCAGAATGGAAAACTTTGGTGTACTACGGTtttccatctcccccccccccccccaacatatatgttaaacatagtgaaaacgtgatgtgaactgaGCCTTAGTAATACCTTGGGCAGCCGCTGTAAACAGTTTAAAACggtgctcaacctgcagccctccagctgttgcaaaactaccactcccagcattcccagacagtctacagctatcagcctacagcagggcatggtgggagttgtagttttacaacaactggagggccacaagttgagcatccctggtctaaaataataataaataaaaataataataatactcgcCCTTTTTCTCCCCTGCACagatttcctggctgcagcagtgactttCCATGAACACAGGTCAccgtgcagccaatcactggccagagCAGTACTTGGGACGTCACTGCTAATGCCAGGCAAACAAACAGCTACGAAGCAGATGGGAGCTCAGGGCTGGAAGAAGCAGGGGAGAAAAGGGGTGAgagtattgcttcttttgctgttTCGGGCCACAAAGCGGCTGCCTGAGTTTTTATTTGACAtggacaagccttttaacctcttcaggatgcaggcattttttgttttgtcttttttttcctcCCATCTTCCAAAAGCACCCCACAATGCATGTCGCTCAGAGGACATATGCAGGTtgaatcgccccccccccccccaagagggcttaaaaaaatatatcaaaagaaagggttaggcccctttcacacgagcgagttttccgtgtgggtgGGATGCAtaaagtgaacgcatagcacccgcactgaattctgacacattcatttcaatgggtctgtgtacatgagatgagtcgaGGACAATATTGGAGGCTCCCCCCCCcacagcagaccctggtgtcgtgggacactcacctctgctcaGATCTGCACGGATtaaacctgacagcctggaggttgatcagtcccttcccggAGTAGAAGGGCTTtgagagtcggtcctgagaacgctGTCTCATTCTAGAGCGGACTCTACCAAGAGAGCCTACTCTCGTATTATGAGGATATTCTCATCCTGGTGAACCTCAAAGGAAGTGGCGtatgcagatccgcccctctctgCTATCcttcagttcctgcaagacgGCCTTAATAGAGTCCTTGCGCCTTCTACTCTGAGGGTTCAAGTCTCAGCCATCTCAGCTTGCCTCAACAGGCTTTTTTCTCAGGAACCGCTCATCAAACGGTTCCTTAAAGGAGCtgaaagattaaagcctacagtactgagacccattcctcaatgggatttatcAGTAGTTCTCAGGGGGTTAGCATCTCTCTCCTTTGAACCGTTAGAGGAGGTGGATTTCAAGTTCGTCACTTGGAAGCTTGTGTTTCTCCTTGCAGTGACTTCGGCTAAGAGGGTCTCAAGCACATGAGCCCTATACGATCTTTGTACATGACCAGGTCCTTCTTAGATTCCTCCCGTATTTTAGGCCTAAAGTTCCTGTCTTCCAGAACATCAACCAGGCGATTTCCCTTCCGGTTCTGTCGACATCTTCCACCTCCTCTGAGGAATCTGCTAGACATCCGCTGGACGTCTCAAGATGTCTCTGGATCTATATGGATAGATCAAAGGAGTTCAGGAAAGATGGAAATCTTctaatcctgtttgccggtaagtttaAAGGCTGTAAGGCATTCAAACCTTCCATTAGTCGGTGGATTAAGGAGGCTATTAGGGAAGCCTTTGTTTCCCAATCTATGGATCCTCCGGAGTTTATGAAGGCCCACTCTACTAGAGCTGTGGCTACTTCTTTTGCTGAGAGGAGTCTTCTGCCTCTCGAAattttttgtaaagctgcttccTGGAGCTCAGAATCAACATTCATCTCCCATTCTAGACTAGATGCCAGACTAGctgagttttcggcctttgggcagactattcttagttctgccaggcaggaaggccctccctaggggtttcttCCTGCTATCTcctcatctgtgctgctggtaggacgtaagggaatcgttaatttctagcGATAATTTATTTTCActtagtcctaacagcaacacacaaatatcccaccctagttAGTCtagttttttcttgctataaacaCAGTGGTCTGGGGGTTGACTCCCTTCTTTTAAGGGGATACTTAATTGTTAAATTGAGTTATTAtgcttgggctcattaaacattccgccggtcctaccagtccacggaaGGTGGTTAACtcaatctgtgctgctgttaggactaaaacaaattatcattagaaattaacgatttcttCCTACATTCGCTGGAGTTCACGTGATGTGTGGATGTGGTTGGGCGGCCAATACAAAAACAACTGATTTCTCTAAATTATTAATATTCCCCAGTAATACCTCAACACTGCCACCACTAAGGTTTGTTACAAGGGCttacacttttatagggagccTTCAGTTTTCCCTACTATCTCTATATAATGCAAGTTTGTTAAATAAATATTACAATTTCCTCCCAAACTGTTATCTAAACAGGTAGCTTCGAGCTTCGACGTGGAATCGTTCAAGAACACAAGACATAACTTATTAAATGGAGTTTATTATGACGAAAAGAGTCACAATGCTTATAtacacaaaaaagtgtaacaaaAGACATACAGAAATACAATGTACAACAGTTTCTTAAAATTAGAGGAAATAAAAAAGAAACCTAACACTCATGTTGATGGCATAGGCTCTGATGCTGGGGCAGGCAGAAAACCAGGACAAATCTTCACTACTTTGATGAGCCACTAAGAAATGACCCCCAGCCCTGGTTTTTCATACCTTATAAACGTTCTCTTTCTATATCCATCCCCCCATCCTCTTATGTCACTGTGGAGGATCTGAGTATAGATAGATTCTTGAGTTTTATGACCCAGCACTGTGTTATTACGGGTTGCTGAGGTGTGACTAGCTAGAAGGCAACTTCAAAGgccctagatcagggatgctcaacctgcggccctccagctgtttcaaaactacaactcccagcctgcccggacaacctacagccatcagcctacagcagggcatggtgggagttgtagttttacaacagctggagggccgcaggttgagcatccctgccctagaTGAACAGACACAGATCTGACCATACAAACATATACACAGGACTCACCAGGGAGGGAGAAGAGCTGGACCCAAATTAATATCAATATTTGAAACACTCTCCATAGGTTCTGAGGTAATATCATTCCAAACTTCTAaagaacaaagaaaaataagccCAAACACAAGGATAGAAGTTTTAAAAGCAAATGTTTATTAACGATTAGAGATTTGTGTGTTGCTTAAAATTCAATTAGGGTCTGATTTAACCGAATCGGTCGACCAATTTGATTTGCGTCCATATAAATTAGACTCGAATCAAAAGCAACCcatctttctgtctctcgtcttTCTCAGTTCTCCGGAATCGAACCGCAAGCAAATTGGATTAGAAAGAATCagaattttggggaaaatttacATTGAATTTAAGCatcgattcactcatctgtaTTAATAATAACTATAATTTTAAAAAGCTTTGATATGCAAATATAAATGCAAATGCAGGTATAGAATACTGTATGCACGTGGTGGACGCACAGGTGTATATCTGGGTTTTTGGATAACAGACCTACAATAGGTAAAGTTGGGTTTATATTGTGCTGCCTGGACAAAGAATTGCAGAGGTTCACTCAAATTTCCATGGTTCCATGGCAATTCCTTGTCCTGGCAGCATAATATAAACCCTACTTTTCCATTTGCATCTTTAGTCAAGTTTGCTCTACAGTATCCTTGGGAGAACAAAGAAGCCAATAGGGCTACAAGtctgacatcttcactgctctatGGTGCTCCTTtgtctttaaagggatattccggttATGTTaaattatctcctatccacagggtGGGGGATAGCTTttagattgatgggggtcctaccactgggacccccaccaatcacaagaatttGGGCCCCATGGAGCCCCCAAAAATTTACGGAGCAGCCAGTCATGCATGCGCACAGCTGCTCAATAATTTTTTATGGTAGTTCCAGAGATAGCCGAATACAGCGATAGGCAGAAGAAGTTCAGCACCAAACCCACCACCACCAATAATTGCATATATACTGTAATTGTCATTTAGTGCTCTTAATTGCTTCCTCTTTCTCTGACATTTGACTTTACTTTTACGGTTAATGGCTGCATTTTTTGCTGTCTAGTATctgtcaattaaaaaaaaaaagttaaaagaaaaAACTACTTCCCTGATGATTTTTTCAAATTCAGGACAGTGAAGTTTTCTAATGCTCAGCAAGAATTGATCTCTGAGGAAACCATTTCCAGCTTTCTTATCATAATGACTTCTCccttgtgtgaattttctgatgtctaAGAAGATGTGATTTAACGCCATAttgtttcccacattctgaacacaaatatggcttctcccctgtgtgaattctctgatgcgtAACAAGATCGGATTTCTGGTTAAAAGCCTTCCCACATTCTGGGCATGGAAaaggtttctcccctgtgtgagttctcagatgtctaACAAATTCTGTTTTATGCTTATAACGTTTTTCACATTgtgaacatgaaaacggcttctcccctgtgtggctCCTCTTATGTCTGCTAAGatgtgatttatctgtaaaacatttcccacaatctGTACAtgcaaatggcttctcccctgtgtgactcctatgatgtttaacaagatgtgatttcatGCTAAAACGTTTTCCACAATCAGAACACGGATACGGCCTTTCTCCTGTGTGGactctctgatgtttaacaagatttgatttatctgtaaaacgtTTCCCGCAGTCTGagcaggaatatggcttctctcctgtgtggctcctctgatgtgtaacaagacttgatttaatcctgtaacttttcccacattctgaacatgtaaATGGCCTCTCCCCGGTGTGAGTTCTTTGACGGTTAACAAAACTTCTGTAACTTTGAGCTACAGTgtctgttggaaaaaaaaaagatagagcccATTTAAAAGAAGCAGATGATAGATTTTTGCTATGAAGCACGGAGGGTATATCTTCATATGTATCGTATAACATGATCACCTGCTTTAAAATCTGAAGACTGAACTTCTTGTTCAGTCATCTGCCAAGAATGAAACTATTTTTATTACTTTGAATAATATAACCTAAAATGATATTTTATAACATATATTTCTAAATGCTTCAAAATTAATTTTTCATCtaagaccggggagggaaaacaaTCTAGAGCGACTGCAAATTGCCATCAAAATTTGTGTCACACTGAAAACTTTTTCCCACGACCGTATTATGGCTCATCCTGCCAGCTATGCCAAAAAGTAGGAGGGTACTGGGTTTCGACCCCATGTAAGTCCTCACATGCATCTGTACAACAGTTTTTTAGAAGAGGCATGGAGGGGTCCTCTCTACCTAAGATTATCTCAGGCAAATTGTCTGTTTGCAAACTGGCTGATACACACCATTCTCATAGATTGATACAGGCCACTTGTGGTTTTATATATTTCTAGAACACCTTGCCATCCTAGCCTTCACTACTATGCAGCGGTATGCAAGAAGGCAACATTGACCAGCATTAGGAATGTTTTGAACTAGTCTTTCTACCCGTCTGCTCAGAAGACTGAGTCAAAAAACAAGATAACTGCCCGCACTACACAATTTGCTCTTGAGGGTACCCAGCAGCTCCCCTGGCCAGCTCGATTGCCAGATCTCTCCCCCATCAATAATATCTGGGACTGGACGGTGGCAACAGATTGaccatgcacagcagccaacaaccaccttggctgaactatggttccaagttgaaagagcttggaatgataTACAATAGGAGGCTATTCAGTATCTGTATGACTGCTACCAAGAAAGAGTGGCAGCGTGTATCACAGCAAGGAGAGATGCCACCCAGTGTTTTTATTATCCTGTCTCAACATATAGCCTATTGCAGAATGCAAAATAAAGGTTGGACCACTTTGGATGTGTGACCATTGACAAGGACCACTAGCATTTTATACCTGGTCTGTCTCATCTCAGTCAcactaaaagggttttctgggagttttatactgatgatgtatcctcaggataggtcatcagtatgtgatcagtggtggtctgactcctcgcatccccgccaatcagttgtttgatgaAGACACAGCACTCCggctccttgcagcttaccaaacacagccctgtccattggatagcggctgtgcttgttatggcagctcagcctcattcacttgaatgggactgagcagagTCTGACccgtgtgaccgatgaatgtggaatcactggcctaggaatgaGCCACAGCATTCACCAGAGTGCTATGGCCTCTTTAATCGGTGGGTGTCTGGGAGtctgaccaccactgatcagatactgatacctAACCTGAAGATAGACCATCGCTATAAGGCTTTAGTCACACAGTCTGATTTTGTTCAgcgatttccattagtgattatgagccaaaaccaggtcaaAGACCAACTGCAAAATTGTTTGTCCAAAATTagcaaaatgcaataataaaaagaaattgcCCCCAGAGGCATCCATAGCCTTTATAGAATTTAACATAAAACTGTTGTATCCAGTGAATAAGTAGAATCTGtggcttttctcttttttttaaattttatttagtgGTTACTACGcacctgggcggttatctgtaggaatgtcctctataCTCTGCTCGTCATCCATCTCATATGGCTCTGTAACATATATAATGTTCAGATCTTTTCCCGGATCCAAAAACTGCAAAACAAATATTGTAAAAGTCATCAAACGGTTGCTGAAGTTGTGTGGAATGTTTTGTATGACCAGAAAAGATCAGTAATTAACATGTCAACCAAAAATTACCAGACAGCAGGAgttatctgacccaaatatctaaaggtctcctgtataaatccaaTCTGTTGGTTCCTTATTCTGTCCAGCAGTCTCCATAACCAGTAAACTGGGAGAAGATTCAGACACCATGTAATGTCTATGGTCAGCAGTAATCCTGCCATCTGCACCTCTGattatacaaggataaaacatataatactggtggataaaacaagaTCTTCTcagccttctacagatcataggaaacatttcatgagaccttatctccatctacctgatcatcctgtgggacattgtgatgttcttctgaaccatcctgtggaaGAGGACTGGAACATCTCTCCGGTGTTTttatctcttccttaactgtaggaaacacaaccagtgactgaattcattccttacatacagataatgagaggacgtgtgtatttagtcatgtctattacctggtgatatgAGGGGCCAGCGATCCTCCATCATGATacccttatctccatctacctgatcatcctgttgGACATcgtgatgttcttctgaaccatcctgtggaagaagaggagaactgggacatctctccggtgttcttctctcttccttaactgtaggaaacacatccagtgactgaattcattccttTTATACAAATAATGAGAAGTCGTGTGGATTTAGTcatgtctagtgttgagcgaatcgaacttAACAAAGTTGAatttgttctgaatttcaggaaaactttgatttatcacgaagccaaatttccgggtgcttcgtggtaacgaatcagattttttcctaaaatggcagttgcatgtgttacaaagtgaaagtaagtgtaGGGGAGACAAGCCAGTGAAcaagagatcacccataatgcagtgcagccagccCATCCGGAGTTAAAACAGCAGACACTCAGTGTCCACGGCGCCATTTTTGAATGACTGGCCGCCGACCTAAATATACTGTTCTCATTGAGAGGCCTGGGTATACCTAACTCAAAGCAATTTGTGGCAAATTCATTCctaacaaagcaaatttcttggaGAAATTCGGCAAAGCGTTTGTatcaatttttgaaaacttttctcatctctagtcatgtctattacctggatGTGTGAGGGGTggatgatcctccatcatgacgtccttgtacagatctttgtgtccttctaaatactcccactcctctatggagaaatagacggtgacatcctgacaccttataggaacctgacaacacaatgatacagtcatcacccagatcagttcatagcgttcctgtataatatcccagcattcccagcagtgtcacctctccagtcagcagctcaatcatcttgttggtgagttctaggatcttctctctattgatttcctcatgtatcagggggtgaggtggaggccctgtgattgggctcagggttcttccccatccttcagacacaggggcctgacagcgctcactagaggtcttcttcaccactgtgtagtcctggttatggagagacacggtaataaatatcactccatacatctccagagtccctcacctctccagtcatgtccatctgttagtaacatagataagatgatgtaatgtgacatcatcagaatctctcacctctacTCTATAGTGGTCCTTGAAAGTttttcctaaaagtagataatgaTAACGAAAGCAAACTTATGAGTCAAAAATTTTAGACTTGTTAATTTATTTACTGAGAGAAATATCCAATCTGTATGAAGGGGAAATTAGAGTCAagtgttttcaatcaatgggatgacaatTAGGTGTGAGTTGGAGACCTGTTTAATTTATCCTGATAACGAccaagtgccatacatgtacagagcTTGGTATTGGGCTTTAATCCAAAGTGCTGGTCCTGCAATTTAGCAGCAGCAGGTTGGGTTCCTGGCTGTCGGCTACTCAGAGTTCTAGACAGAAGCAGTTTATTACCACTTCTACCTTCTGCTTTCTTCCATGCATAGCATTCACATAGCACAGTGAACAGAGAAAGCAGTTGTGCTACTTCTTCTATTGAACCGGGAGATCACATGATTGCTAGATGTCTCGGTTATAGCAGAGCTGCAAGATCCTAGACCTAGAAGACCCTGATCAGATCTGCCTGTGTACAATGCCCCCATTGGGGTtactttggatgctccagttacagtgagAAAggtgcaaataaaatatatagtatCAGTGTCCCTCAGAGGTCTTTTATTGATCTctattatgtgccaaaaatatattaaaaacacaagtaaaaaaaattaatagcaAACAGAAACCTTCGCCATAGtcaccccattcacacaaaactatacatgttatatatcaaaATGACCAACCCCAAAGGaaaccattttaataattttattttggtGTCCGTTtgtatatctaaaaaaaaagaaCTATAATGAAAttacccaaaaaaatgttttgctgtTTTACCCAGgtgtcacataaaaaaataaaaatttggtagtccaacaaataagaaAGTTACAAATGCATTACATCACAGAACAGTGTCTTGTCATTAAtcccttttcaggcctggtcttTAAAGGGTTAAAGTCTAATCTTCACAACATGTTTGTGGATGTGTATCATGGCACAAACAACGGAGATTTGTGAGGATCTCAGAAGAAGAGTTATTGATGCTCATCAGACTGATAAAGGTCACAAAACaatctctaaagagtttggactaTTATTACCCTCCCCAGGACTGGTCAACCAACAGAGATATCACCTAGATCAAGACATGCAATAGCCCAAGAGGTCACAAGGAACCCTCTAAGCAACTAAAGGGCTTTCTCAAATTAGCTAATGTTAATCttcatgagtccaccatcaggaaGACACTGAATATCAATGGAATGCATTAcaggattgcaaggagaaagTCCTGACTCTCCAAAAAGACTTCTGCCCATCTGCAGTTTTTTAAAGATCCCCTGGAGAAGCCATAAGActattggaacaatgttttgtggacagatgagaccaaatgAACATAAAAACGTCATCCCTTCTGGGAAAGACAGTGGTGGTAATGTCATGGTTTGGGCTTTTTTTGATGCATCTGGACCAGGACAGCTTGCCATCATTAATGGAACAAATAATTGGGAATTATACCAGCAAACACCAGGTCATTTGTCCGTGAGCTGAATCTCAAGCGAATgtgggtcatgcagcaagacaatgaccctaaacacacaagTCCTTCTACCAAAAAAATGGTTGAAAAAAAGTAAACGTAAAATTTAAACAGAAATATAGAAACTTTGAAAGCTTCACAAAcgttcaagcaccactgtatgtccatctgttagtaacatagataagatgatgtaatgtgacatcatcagaatctctcacctctccagtaagccggaagaggatctctagggtgagctTTATTATACGCTCCGCCATCTTGTTCCTGTTCCTATCCATTCTTGAcgggtcaatcaggagaaggatcttatatagaagatctccactgagcggatcatatattgtaggaacctgaatggagagAAGATGAGACAATGGaaaatcctacaaaatcccatgtaaaatacaattactggAGATACTAAGAGGAAATTATAAAGTGTAGATGTTGTGTTCTCTTTTTCATGGGATTGGAAGAGGAGTTACATAGCTTGTCAAGGCAGTTCTtccatctatttttttatttttttattagtaaattacaaaaaagaaaaaatagaaatgCATTTTACACTTATATAATAAAAACATCAGCTCATGGTCACGCATTGATTATATTTTTACTCAGCGATCTCTACCGGGCTTAGTGGAACATGCTGATATAGGTGATATTAATATATTAGATCATGCTCCGGTAACCTTGATCTTGAGGGACACCTTCTTAAAGGGTTCAGATTATCGATGGAGGATTTTCAAAATAAACTAATAGGTTGGTGGGAAGAGTATAAGGAGAATAAATCAGGTCCACATGGACACCCCAGAACTTTTCTGGCCTACGTCCAATGCGGTTTTGAGAGGGTGTATCATGAGTTATGTGTTCAGTAGGAAAAAAGCATGCCAGCAATCACTAGAACGAGCAAGTGTTAAAGTCAGACAGATGTACAGGCAGTTTACAGAGTTACCCTCGGCAGAAAATAAGGCAAAGTGGGTAGAAGCGCGTAAAGCCTTTGAAATAAGTGAAAAAAACTGAGATTCTCTCAGACAAACTAATTTTGAAGCTAAACTGTACAGATACGGGAACAAAGCAGGCCGTTTACTGACTAATCTAGCCAAAGGCCAAAGAATGCCTCAGTTTATATCCAGCCTTCAGGATGATAAGGGGAAGGTGGTGATTGATCCGGCAGGTATAAACGAAGTAGTAGGTCAATACTATGCGGCTCTATATGAGGATGGCCCCTCGACACCACTAGTAGATACCCATTTAGAACGTGTAAAATTGCCCACGGTAACACCTGACCAACTTCAGAGATTAAATGCGGATGTGACCATGGAGGAACTCCAATTGGTCATTAAAGGCCTAAAAAATGCAAAAGCCCCAGGGCCTGATGGTTTCTCGGGAGAATATTATAAGATATTAATTTCACAGGTATCCCCAGTAATGGTGCAGCTCTACAATGATATATTGAAGGGCAAGTTCCACCCAGACAAAGAAAATATATCTTATATTAAACTCCTGCTCAAACCAGGGAAGGATCCCTTTCTACTTAGTTCCTATAAGCCTATATCCTTAATAAATGTAGACACAAAGA
The sequence above is a segment of the Bufo gargarizans isolate SCDJY-AF-19 chromosome 6, ASM1485885v1, whole genome shotgun sequence genome. Coding sequences within it:
- the LOC122941937 gene encoding zinc finger protein 300-like, producing MEDHPPLTHPVKEERRTPERCPSSPLLPQDGSEEHHDVQQDDQVDGDKGIMMEDRWPLISPVKEEIKTPERCSSPLPQDGSEEHHNVPQDDQFLDPGKDLNIIYVTEPYEMDDEQSIEDIPTDNRPDTVAQSYRSFVNRQRTHTGERPFTCSECGKSYRIKSSLVTHQRSHTGEKPYSCSDCGKRFTDKSNLVKHQRVHTGERPYPCSDCGKRFSMKSHLVKHHRSHTGEKPFACTDCGKCFTDKSHLSRHKRSHTGEKPFSCSQCEKRYKHKTEFVRHLRTHTGEKPFPCPECGKAFNQKSDLVTHQRIHTGEKPYLCSECGKQYGVKSHLLRHQKIHTREKSL